In Arachis hypogaea cultivar Tifrunner chromosome 2, arahy.Tifrunner.gnm2.J5K5, whole genome shotgun sequence, a genomic segment contains:
- the LOC112718262 gene encoding UPF0481 protein At3g47200-like, translating to MVHMIPRLLMNHFGSKPQPQFQSQSQPAQELDPQIAKLLQLQTQPEEAQPLLPPKIQNVPVFLRRKNHNFVKYCSPKMISFGPIHHHLDDTDLKLGQQFKTRWAHLYLEQFKRRKEQQNQNDDRHKNDPKVSLYETITRKIPTMRNLFSQDVIKDYNDRKLADMLFVDGCALLYFMDNVDEQHPEKLTLKLDQLMYIWRDIILLENQLPMELLELLSDKPMSELTKLFFKFLFMCLTRRNQEDSNELKPAHLLDYIRLFHTFGSSLSPQVKPSLLDRSISFMYAMISRLFKKEETLPLSWHRYKNIRDLRNVGIRVEANKTSEWKWSNVSFTSKLFSGKLMLPGIVVDDVAPYFYHNMIAYEMLPDFPNNYEFCSYFSLMDSFIDDAEDVKELRVAGVLQNMLGSDEEVAKLFNELKGVLPAKMFNYSSSVVGYSNKYIQIKEQIDKHYGNKWKTCWLAQLRSTYFNTPWSCIAFLAAVLALLLTSIQTWYTVNPKQNS from the coding sequence ATGGTTCACATGATCCCAAGATTACTCATGAACCATTTTGGGTCTAAGCCTCAGCCTCAGTTTCAGTCTCAGTCTCAGCCTGCTCAGGAATTGGATCCTCAGATTGCTAAACTGCTTCAGCTACAGACTCAACCAGAGGAGGCACAACCGTTATTACCGCCAAAAATACAGAACGTTCCTGTTTTTCTGCGTCGTAAAAATCACAACTTTGTTAAGTATTGTTCACCAAAGATGATATCATTTGGTCCCATCCATCATCATCTTGATGATACTGATCTCAAGCTAGGACAACAATTCAAAACACGTTGGGCACATCTCTATCTTGAGCAATTCAAGAGACGCAAAGAACAACAAAACCAAAATGATGATAGACACAAGAATGATCCAAAAGTGTCTCTGTATGAAACTATAACAAGAAAGATTCCAACAATGAGGAATCTGTTCAGTCAAGACGTGATTAAAGATTACAATGACAGGAAACTGGCAGACATGTTGTTTGTGGATGGATGTGCTTTGTTGTATTTCATGGACAATGTTGATGAACAACATCCAGAAAAATTGACCCTAAAGCTTGACCAATTGATGTATATATGGAGAGATATCATTTTGTTGGAAAACCAACTTCCAATGGAGTTGCTAGAACTTCTGAGCGATAAGCCTATGAGTGAGTTGaccaaattatttttcaaatttctatTCATGTGCCTAAcaagaagaaatcaagaagattCAAATGAACTCAAACCAGCTCATCTTCTGGACTATATTCGCTTGTTTCATACATTTGGGTCATCGCTTTCTCCTCAGGTAAAGCCTTCTCTACTTGATCGCAGTATTAGCTTCATGTATGCTATGATTTCTAGATTATTCAAAAAAGAGGAAACTTTACCTCTTAGTTGGCATAGATATAAGAACATAAGGGATCTTAGAAATGTAGGAATTCGGGTGGAAGCAAACAAAACTTCTGAATGGAAATGGAGTAACGTATCTTTCACCTCCAAATTGTTTAGCGGAAAATTAATGCTTCCAGGGATCGTAGTTGATGATGTGGCTCCTTATTTCTATCACAATATGATTGCATACGAAATGCTTCCGGATTTCCCCAACAACTACGAGTTCTGTTCCTACTTCTCTCTGATGGATTCATTCATTGATGATGCCGAGGATGTGAAGGAGCTAAGAGTAGCTGGTGTTCTCCAAAACATGCTCGGAAGTGATGAAGAAGTGGCGAAACTATTCAATGAATTAAAGGGTGTGTTGCCCGCTAAAATGTTCAATTACAGCAGCAGTGTCGTGGGATACAGCAATAAATATATTCAAATCAAGGAACAAATCGATAAGCATTACGGAAATAAATGGAAGACTTGTTGGTTGGCTCAATTACGCAGCACTTACTTCAATACCCCATGGTCCTGCATTGCCTTTCTTGCTGCTGTGTTAGCATTGCTTCTCACTTCTATCCAGACATGGTATACTGTGAATCCTAAGCAAAATTCTTAG